From the Cryptomeria japonica chromosome 2, Sugi_1.0, whole genome shotgun sequence genome, one window contains:
- the LOC131051935 gene encoding uncharacterized protein LOC131051935: MLEGRGVIESTDMAEELQRHAMLFASEALDLFDISQCQNIACHIKKLSDKCYGEGWHCIVGMKFGCYFTHGKGSFIYFYLGMLKFLIFKGA, encoded by the exons ATGTTGGAAGGGAGGGGAGTTATAGAAAGTACAGACATGGCAGAGGAGTTACAAAGGCATGCAATGCTCTTTGCATCGGAAGCTCTTGATTTGTTTGACATTTCCCAGTGCCAAAACATTGCATGCCATATCAAGAAG CTGTCTGATAAGTGCTATGGTGAGGGATGGCATTGCATTGTGGGGATGAAATTTGGCTGTTATTTCACTCATGGCAAAGGAAGTTTCATCTATTTCTATTTGGGGATGCTCAAATTCTTGATATTCAAGGGAGCATAA